Proteins from a genomic interval of Asterias rubens chromosome 16, eAstRub1.3, whole genome shotgun sequence:
- the LOC117300893 gene encoding uncharacterized protein LOC117300893, protein MASYKQRQANIDNFFKGGAQRSRPVIRNLPVIRNQYSAGHGMPMGAYRGTSVSSASYPSRDATCNLYVCMRAVSVCVLVCGALMLACGLFLYPGTFLLGLCIPGGIMIVIVLLVWCIMYVWGGTYCKSEGSSDGCRGTSYRPAATSGDEVTVDVQLSQSAPGDVMCSYGPDTRITESNSVAPPPIYNPVNVSGSFPVSGRNSSHSPSTPPPPYNEVTF, encoded by the exons ATGGCTTCCTATAAACAACGACAGGCAAATATTGACAATTTCTTCAAGGGCGGTGCACAGAGATCGCGTCCCGTTATCCGCAACCTGCCCGTTATCCGCAACCAGTACTCCGCTGGTCATGGCATGCCCATGGGTGCATATAGGGGTACATCAGTATCATCCGCCTCGTACCCTAGCCGTGATGCTACCTGCAACCTCTACGTCTGTATGCGGGCAGTGTCGGTCTGTGTGTTGGTGTGCGGCGCTCTGATGCTTGCTTGTGGATTATTTCTGTACCCTGGTACCTTCCTGCTCGGGCTGTGCATACCTGGTGGAATTATGATCGTGATTGTGCTCTTAGTCTGGTGCATTATGTATGTGTGGGGAGGAACATACTGTAAGAGTGAGGGCAGCAGTGATGGATGTAGGGGTACGAGTTACCGCCCAGCTGCGACCAGTGGGGACGAGGTGACAGTGGATGTACAATTGTCGCAATCTGCGCCTGGGGATGTGATGTGTTCGTATGGCCCGGATACGAGAATAACTGAGTCAAACTCGGTGGCACCACCTCCTATATATAACCCAGT GAACGTGAGTGGTTCGTTTCCTGTGAGTGGTAGAAACAGCAGCCATTCACCATCTACTCCGCCACCACCCTACAATGAGGTCACGTTCTAA
- the LOC117301057 gene encoding fibrillin-2-like: protein MEATYHLDVIVTVCNPSCLNGGTCIAPNQCRCRTGYSTPRCADLDECTEGPNTCDMNADCTNTEGSYSCACKAGYWGDGRTCTDIEPPQFQAGTCPSDMDVVAGAGMAYRMVTWTNPSATDNTGVAPTIVCTPQSGSDFMIGTQDVTCTATDAAGNQATPSCTFEVAITDYNECADNPSVCDMNADCTNTPGSHTCTCRAGYTGDGITCTECVDGKYGLNCASECSCVSRGTCNKVTGQCTCDPIPGFEHAVCDKVDFHVSLTRADGLTAPVHDTQAIDDVELICTVNVLPADLVGSVLIRYPDGIEYPTTLDSNQHVYRKTVMDVHPRDSGGYTCFTKIQPRPSDSIVDKRSVYSLSIVDLNECATNMYQCDVYANCVNENMDGGYRCECIAGYRFAADGVTCEDIDECTDVTVMHNCVLNADCRSVLGSFICTCKHGFFGTGDVSCQVCNQGNFGLACNEVCTCVAPVPALNDVVCNNVNGRCSCNQEFPGKACDKRDLNVMLTPDPYPVLDTQGVDNVALICSVNLHSRDLDGPVDITFQNGTEIPGTTFSNPSEGRYERTLYNISLTDSATYRCTATTRINGVPLSKRGDVILIVLAPGRIISVTEKVEAELGETVVVDCIVYADPAPTITWYDPDSVEIVNDDMKYSVSSSTDPDQGRLNSSLSVKNLIRNDNGNYKCETQNDLTDEVDQKFAEVVVLEVPEVGPVAATPVSSEAIDVTWIVTYDGNLPFTCTVEYREDPSGILIESTPGPSQQSQSHQITGLEAFTLYSIRVTCRNRVGDGTPSTLINSVTTKQAAPSAPLNPEVTAVTSESLTVAWEEPEMKRGTIAFYRVSVEGVVETYQSKS, encoded by the exons ATGGAGGCTACGTACCACCTAGATGTAATCGTAA CTGTGTGTAATCCTTCATGTCTGAATGGAGGGACGTGCATTGCTCCTAACCAGTGTCGCTGCCGGACAGGCTACAGTACTCCACGATGTGCAG aTCTTGATGAGTGTACTGAAGGTCCAAATACATGTGACATGAATGCAGATTGCACCAACACAGAAGGCAGTTATAGTTGCGCATGTAAAGCTGGCTACTGGGGAGATGGAAGAACGTGTACAG ATATCGAGCCGCCACAATTTCAAGCTGGAACTTGTCCGTCAGATATGGATGTAGTTGCAGGAGCTGGGATGGCATACAGAATGGTGACTTGGACTAATCCATCAGCTACTGATAATACCGGTGTTGCTCCAACTATTGTATGTACACCACAGTCTGGCAGTGACTTTATGATTGGTACTCAAGATGTCACATGTACAGCTACTGATGCAGCTGGGAATCAGGCTACACCAAGCTGCACTTTTGAAGTCGCAATAACAg ATTATAACGAATGTGCTGATAATCCAAGTGTCTGTGACATGAATGCTGACTGCACCAACACACCAGGCAGCCATACGTGCACATGTAGAGCTGGCTACACTGGAGATGGAATCACATGTACAG AATGTGTTGATGGGAAATATGGACTGAATTGTGCCTCAGAATGTTCCTGTGTATCACGTGGTACATGTAACAAAGTGACTGGTCAATGTACATGTGATCCTATACCTGGTTTTGAGCACGCTGTATGTGACAAAG TTGACTTTCACGTGTCATTGACACGAGCTGATGGTTTGACCGCACCTGTTCATGACACTCAAGCCATCGATGATGTGGAACTCATCTGCACTGTGAATGTATTACCAGCGGACCTGGTTGGCTCTGTATTAATAAGATACCCAGATGGGATTGAATACCCAACCACACTTGATTCCAATCAACACGTCTATAGAAAGACAGTTATGGATGTACATCCAAGAGATAGCGGTGGCTACACCTGTTTCACCAAAATCCAGCCTCGACCATCTGATTCCATCGTAGATAAAAGAAGTGTTTACAGTCTCTCCATTGTAG ATCTGAACGAGTGTGCAACAAACATGTACCAATGTGATGTCTATGCCAACTGTGTTAATGAGAATATGGACGGAGGATACAGATGTGAGTGCATTGCAGGCTACAGATTTGCTGCCGATGGGGTCACTTGTGAAG ATATTGATGAATGTACAGACGTTACAGTGATGCACAACTGTGTCTTGAATGCTGATTGTAGATCTGTACTTGGAAGTTTTATCTGTACGTGTAAACATGGCTTCTTTGGAACTGGAGACGTTTCTTGTCAAG TCTGCAATCAGGGTAACTTTGGATTAGCATGTAACGAGGTGTGTACGTGTGTAGCACCAGTACCTGCACTAAATGATGTCGTGTGTAACAATGTTAACGGTAGATGCAGCTGTAATCAAGAATTCCCGGGCAAGGCTTGTGATAAAC GTGATCTCAATGTTATGTTGACACCGGACCCATATCCCGTCTTAGACACACAAGGAGTAGACAACGTAGCATTAATTTGTTCCGTCAACCTCCATTCAAGGGATCTTGATGGGCCAGTTGATATAACTTTCCAAAATGGCACAGAGATACCTGGCACAACATTTAGCAATCCCTCTGAAGGCAGATATGAGCGGACTCTATACAACATCTCTCTGACAGACAGTGCTACATATAGATGCACAGCTACAACCAGGATTAATGGAGTACCTTTGTCGAAACGAGGAGATGTCATCTTAATTGTTCTTG CACCTGGACGAATCATTTCGGTAACTGAAAAGGTAGAAGCTGAGTTGGGAGAAACCGTCGTAGTTGACTGCATAGTATATGCAGATCCTGCTCCAACTATCACCTGGTATGATCCTGACTCAGTGGAGATCGTAAACGATGATATGAAATACTCAGTTTCAAGCTCGACTGACCCAGACCAGGGGCGACTTAACAGTTCTTTATCTGTCAAGAATCTGATCAGAAATGACAACGGAAATTACAAGTGTGAGACTCAAAACGATTTAACAGATGAAGTGGACCAAAAGTTTGCAGAAGTTGTCGTCCTAG AGGTTCCAGAGGTAGGCCCAGTGGCTGCCACTCCAGTGAGCTCCGAGGCAATTGATGTGACTTGGATAGTAACATATGATGGTAACCTACCATTCACATGTACAGTGGAGTATAGAGAAGATCCAAGTGGCATATTGATAGAATCTACACCAGGTCCTTCCCAACAGTCTCAGTCGCATCAAATAACTGGATTGGAAGCCTTCACTTTATACTCAATACGGGTTACTTGTAGGAACAGAGTTGGAGATGGAACACCTTCTACACTAATCAACTCAGTTACAACCAAGCAAGCTG CCCCCAGTGCGCCTCTAAACCCTGAAGTAACGGCAGTCACTTCAGAGAGCCTTACTGTAGCATGGGAAGAGCCTGAAATGAAGAGAGGAACTATAGCATTCTATCGTGTATCAGTTGAAGGAGTAGTAGAAACCTACCAGAGTAAGTCATAA